The Halomicronema hongdechloris C2206 genome includes a window with the following:
- a CDS encoding Uma2 family endonuclease translates to MYPTPMERFEDFTRHRPEGKLELIDGRLIVGNSLVGSRLLLRQILHGWKVDAAIALAPLDTWIQALAVGYDLTLPETGAVDEKLNSLEAQVCSVNFNPEDLQSACAEVTWSHHRLQQNLSMSLFRLAEEVGGQSFGRDFVMRLSNNGFTPDLLFFKGEGLNQLYGSFLSGPAELVVEVQIQGHEEVDRVTKRDYYQTAGVPEYWLIDPQTQRCEFYRLVEEQYQLQPIEDDGYYRPSSVPGLAFQADALWQEEEINPWASSLFIVEQRLEGFERLPAEEGPRWGSLLFIPNIQAEAVPISFEEYISWAPRAKFEFIQGKPLIGSTPGTRNVLAMLLMTFGLAGAVKLLPPYAWIQGLKQRLEGERQDAERKAEWWAIAREAAERLRTHFSIRRLGVIGDLAMAQPLNYWSDITLVYWEKLEDSWRAYDVLRDLDPDMRRIDLLQVDQNWLTADQLWQIERHLVEL, encoded by the coding sequence ATGTATCCGACCCCAATGGAACGGTTTGAGGACTTCACCCGTCATCGTCCAGAAGGCAAGCTGGAATTGATTGACGGTCGGCTCATCGTGGGCAATTCCCTGGTGGGGAGCCGCTTACTGTTAAGGCAGATTTTGCACGGGTGGAAGGTGGACGCCGCGATCGCCCTAGCCCCTCTAGACACCTGGATACAAGCACTAGCAGTTGGCTACGATTTGACCCTACCTGAGACAGGTGCGGTTGATGAAAAGCTGAACAGTCTGGAAGCGCAAGTGTGCAGCGTTAACTTCAACCCGGAAGACTTGCAGTCAGCCTGCGCAGAGGTCACCTGGTCGCATCATCGCTTACAGCAAAATTTGTCTATGAGCTTGTTTCGGTTAGCTGAAGAGGTAGGCGGACAATCCTTCGGTCGAGACTTTGTGATGCGCCTTAGCAATAACGGCTTCACGCCGGATCTATTGTTCTTCAAAGGGGAAGGATTGAACCAGCTATATGGCTCCTTTCTCAGTGGGCCAGCGGAACTGGTGGTGGAAGTGCAGATACAGGGCCACGAAGAAGTAGATCGCGTAACAAAGCGAGATTATTACCAAACAGCAGGGGTGCCTGAGTATTGGCTCATCGATCCCCAAACTCAACGTTGTGAGTTTTATCGTCTGGTTGAAGAGCAGTATCAGCTACAACCCATCGAAGACGATGGCTATTATCGCCCGAGCAGTGTTCCAGGTTTAGCGTTTCAAGCCGATGCACTGTGGCAGGAAGAGGAAATCAACCCATGGGCATCTTCTCTGTTTATCGTCGAGCAAAGATTAGAGGGATTTGAGCGTTTACCAGCAGAAGAAGGGCCGCGATGGGGGTCGTTGCTCTTTATTCCCAACATTCAGGCAGAAGCAGTGCCGATTAGCTTTGAGGAATACATCAGTTGGGCACCCAGAGCAAAGTTTGAGTTTATCCAAGGGAAGCCGCTGATTGGTTCGACGCCTGGTACGCGGAACGTACTTGCGATGTTATTGATGACCTTTGGCCTTGCTGGTGCAGTAAAGCTATTGCCACCCTACGCTTGGATTCAGGGCCTCAAGCAACGGTTGGAGGGGGAACGTCAGGATGCTGAGCGCAAAGCCGAGTGGTGGGCGATCGCTCGCGAAGCCGCAGAACGACTACGTACCCATTTCTCAATAAGGCGATTGGGGGTGATTGGCGACTTAGCGATGGCGCAACCGCTGAACTACTGGTCAGACATCACCCTGGTTTACTGGGAAAAGCTTGAGGATTCGTGGCGAGCCTATGATGTGCTGCGAGACCTTGACCCTGATATGCGGCGCATCGATCTGTTGCAGGTGGATCAGAACTGGCTCACGGCTGACCAGCTCTGGCAGATTGAGCGGCATTTAGTGGAGCTGTGA
- the cimA gene encoding citramalate synthase has translation MYPVTTPVLPDRSLWMYDTTLRDGAQREGLALSIDDKLRIAHQLDELGVPFIEGGWPGANPKDVQFFWQLKEEPLQQAQMVAFCSTRRPGRPAAEDTMLQPILSAGTEWITLFGKSWDLHVIEGLKTSLDENLAMIGDTIEFLRQQGRRVIYDAEHWFDGYKADPTYALATLKTALGAGAEWLVLCDTNGGALPPEVADIVGQVRTQLTQEAGSPLALGIHTHNDGAMAVANALVAVTAGATMVQGTINGYGERCGNADLCALIPNLQLKLGYHCIPPQQLTKLTETSRLISEVVNLAPNDHAPFVGRSAFAHKGGIHVSAVERNPLTYEHIQPELIGNHRRIVISDQAGLSNVLSKARSFGIELTKQNPRCRDLLDQLKALERKGYQFEAAEASFELLMRQVLGQRQYYFELQGFQVHCDRMPDGDDWRSHSLATVKVKINGQTILEAAEGNGPVAALDQALRKALLNFYPAMARFYLSDYKVRILDSTAGTAAKTRVLLESSDGHQRWTTVGVSTNIIEASYQAVVEGLEYGLMLQETGTAQTASP, from the coding sequence ATGTATCCAGTCACGACTCCAGTGTTGCCCGATCGGTCCCTATGGATGTACGACACTACCCTGCGCGATGGAGCCCAGCGAGAGGGATTAGCCCTATCCATCGACGATAAGTTGCGCATTGCCCATCAACTAGACGAGTTGGGGGTGCCCTTTATTGAGGGGGGGTGGCCCGGAGCAAATCCCAAGGATGTGCAATTTTTCTGGCAATTGAAAGAAGAACCACTGCAGCAGGCGCAGATGGTGGCCTTCTGTTCCACCCGGCGTCCAGGACGACCGGCTGCCGAAGATACCATGTTGCAACCAATTCTGTCGGCGGGCACCGAGTGGATCACCCTCTTTGGTAAGTCTTGGGACTTACATGTTATCGAGGGCCTGAAGACCAGCCTGGACGAAAACCTGGCTATGATTGGCGATACCATCGAGTTTCTGCGCCAGCAAGGACGTCGGGTCATCTATGATGCCGAGCACTGGTTTGATGGCTATAAGGCCGATCCGACCTATGCCCTGGCAACCCTGAAGACGGCCTTAGGGGCTGGGGCCGAGTGGTTGGTCCTCTGCGACACCAACGGTGGGGCCCTGCCCCCTGAGGTGGCAGACATCGTGGGCCAGGTGCGAACCCAGCTGACGCAGGAGGCAGGCTCTCCCCTAGCTCTAGGGATCCATACTCATAATGATGGCGCTATGGCCGTGGCCAATGCCCTAGTGGCGGTGACTGCTGGGGCCACCATGGTGCAAGGCACCATTAACGGCTATGGGGAACGCTGTGGCAATGCCGACCTCTGTGCTTTGATCCCCAACCTACAGCTAAAGCTGGGCTACCACTGTATCCCTCCCCAACAATTAACCAAACTCACTGAAACCAGCCGCCTGATCAGCGAGGTGGTGAATTTAGCTCCCAATGACCATGCTCCCTTTGTCGGGCGCTCTGCCTTTGCCCACAAGGGCGGCATTCACGTCAGCGCCGTAGAACGCAATCCCCTCACCTATGAACATATTCAGCCAGAGCTGATTGGCAATCACCGCCGCATTGTGATTTCTGATCAGGCTGGTCTCAGTAACGTACTCTCGAAGGCCCGGAGTTTTGGCATCGAGCTGACGAAGCAAAATCCCAGGTGCCGAGACTTACTGGATCAATTAAAGGCCCTGGAGCGGAAAGGCTATCAGTTTGAGGCGGCTGAGGCTAGCTTTGAACTGCTGATGCGTCAGGTACTGGGACAGCGGCAATACTATTTTGAACTGCAAGGCTTTCAGGTCCATTGCGATCGCATGCCCGACGGCGACGACTGGCGTAGCCACTCCCTGGCCACAGTCAAGGTGAAGATCAACGGTCAGACCATTCTAGAAGCTGCCGAAGGCAACGGTCCGGTCGCTGCCCTAGATCAAGCCCTACGCAAGGCCCTGCTGAACTTTTATCCGGCCATGGCTCGGTTCTACCTGAGTGATTACAAAGTGCGCATCCTCGACAGCACCGCGGGCACCGCAGCCAAAACCCGCGTGCTGTTAGAATCCAGCGATGGCCATCAGCGCTGGACCACCGTGGGGGTCTCCACCAACATCATCGAAGCCTCCTATCAAGCTGTTGTAGAGGGCTTGGAGTATGGGCTCATGCTCCAAGAGACCGGGACTGCCCAGACCGCTAGTCCCTAG
- a CDS encoding FAD-binding oxidoreductase: protein MPATSAIDWDAFAKSLTPIETIQEPSQIEKLSKDYYHFSPVLQTQLQDKVANLVVRPRSEAEVVQVARACVQAKVPLTIRGAGTGNYGQCIPLAGGVVLDLTKLNAVAWVKPGLACVQAGAKLAAIDRVTRESGWELRMYPSTYRTATIGGFIGGGSGGIGSITFGQLRDRGNLQAVRVVTLEDQPRILELRGDNVQQVNHAYGTNGIITSLEIPLGPAYPWSEVIVSFEQFMQAARFGQALGDADGIVKKLISVHAWPIPSYFTALAPYLPENKAAALLMVADSCVEPLTALVQAWGGTITYTKAAQDAAKGTPLMEFTWNHTTLHARSSDPTFTYLQTLFPYDPDLALVEQCYRHFGDEVMMHLEFLRTEGRVMPAALQLVRYSTAARLNQIIQYHEDQGAFIANPHTYILEDGGRKTIDTAQVAFKTKVDPYGLLNPGKMRGWLERSGAEASP from the coding sequence ATGCCCGCCACCTCCGCCATTGACTGGGATGCCTTTGCCAAGAGCCTGACCCCCATCGAAACGATTCAGGAGCCGAGTCAGATCGAGAAACTCTCCAAGGACTACTATCACTTCAGCCCGGTGTTGCAGACCCAGTTGCAAGATAAAGTGGCGAATTTAGTAGTACGTCCCCGGAGTGAAGCCGAGGTGGTGCAAGTTGCCCGGGCCTGTGTCCAGGCCAAGGTGCCCCTCACCATTCGCGGGGCGGGCACGGGAAACTACGGCCAGTGCATTCCTCTAGCTGGCGGAGTCGTGTTGGATCTCACCAAACTCAACGCGGTGGCATGGGTCAAGCCCGGCCTAGCTTGCGTGCAGGCGGGCGCTAAGCTGGCAGCCATCGACCGGGTTACCCGTGAATCTGGTTGGGAGCTGCGCATGTATCCCTCCACCTATCGCACCGCTACTATTGGTGGCTTTATTGGCGGCGGCAGTGGCGGTATCGGTTCTATTACCTTTGGCCAATTGCGGGATCGGGGTAACCTCCAGGCCGTGCGGGTGGTTACCCTGGAAGATCAGCCCCGCATCCTAGAGTTACGGGGCGACAATGTGCAGCAGGTGAACCATGCCTACGGCACCAATGGCATCATCACTAGCCTAGAAATTCCCTTGGGCCCTGCCTACCCCTGGAGCGAGGTGATCGTTAGCTTCGAGCAGTTTATGCAGGCGGCTCGCTTTGGTCAGGCCCTTGGCGACGCCGATGGCATCGTCAAGAAGCTCATTAGTGTGCATGCCTGGCCCATTCCTAGCTACTTTACGGCCCTGGCTCCTTATCTGCCAGAGAATAAGGCGGCGGCTCTGCTGATGGTGGCTGATTCCTGCGTAGAACCACTGACAGCCCTGGTGCAAGCGTGGGGTGGCACTATTACCTATACCAAAGCTGCACAAGACGCGGCTAAGGGAACACCTTTGATGGAATTCACCTGGAACCATACCACTCTGCATGCCCGCAGTAGTGATCCAACCTTCACTTATTTGCAGACCCTATTTCCCTATGATCCCGACTTGGCCTTAGTAGAGCAGTGTTATCGACACTTCGGTGACGAGGTGATGATGCACCTGGAGTTTCTACGCACAGAAGGTAGGGTGATGCCGGCGGCTTTGCAGCTAGTACGCTATAGCACGGCGGCCCGGCTCAATCAGATCATCCAATATCACGAAGACCAGGGGGCCTTCATCGCCAATCCCCACACCTATATCCTGGAGGATGGCGGCCGTAAGACCATTGACACCGCTCAAGTGGCCTTTAAGACCAAGGTCGATCCCTATGGCTTACTCAACCCCGGCAAAATGCGGGGCTGGTTAGAGCGATCAGGGGCAGAGGCTAGCCCATAA
- a CDS encoding acyl-CoA thioesterase, producing the protein MPFDYHHVVRFHETDGAGVVYFANGLVICHSAYEASLTATGISPQTFFRASPLAFPIVHASIDFHRPLRCGDAVTIRLTPIRVGEHSYEIHYRLGWDPVDKPAATALTRHVCIDGDRRQRRPLPPNMERWLTQWGEP; encoded by the coding sequence ATGCCCTTTGACTATCACCATGTTGTCCGCTTCCATGAGACCGATGGGGCAGGGGTCGTTTACTTCGCCAATGGCCTAGTGATCTGCCACAGCGCCTACGAAGCCTCTCTAACCGCCACTGGCATCTCTCCGCAGACCTTTTTCCGAGCCAGTCCCTTAGCCTTTCCCATCGTGCATGCCAGCATCGACTTCCATCGACCGCTGCGATGTGGCGATGCCGTGACGATTCGGCTCACCCCCATTAGGGTGGGCGAGCATAGCTATGAGATTCATTATCGACTGGGATGGGACCCGGTAGATAAGCCAGCGGCGACAGCGTTGACTCGCCATGTCTGCATTGATGGGGATCGGCGTCAGCGGCGTCCCCTGCCCCCGAACATGGAGCGTTGGTTAACCCAGTGGGGAGAGCCTTAG
- a CDS encoding single-stranded DNA-binding protein has product MSSRGLNVCTLAGNVGADPEIRQVDRKSGGSTRVAHLTLYVDRIPSRKDNDSFTVEITIWEGSAGWRKLDYIKKGSLIIASGSIDVSPYIAKADAQPRAGLRLKATDIFLDSSPRTETAESA; this is encoded by the coding sequence ATGTCTAGTCGAGGTCTGAATGTCTGTACCCTAGCCGGTAACGTAGGCGCTGATCCAGAGATTCGTCAGGTGGATCGCAAGAGCGGTGGCTCGACTCGAGTGGCCCATTTGACGCTCTACGTCGATCGGATTCCCAGCCGCAAGGACAACGACAGTTTCACCGTAGAGATCACCATTTGGGAAGGATCCGCTGGCTGGCGCAAACTGGACTATATCAAGAAGGGCTCGTTGATCATCGCCAGTGGCAGTATCGATGTATCGCCCTATATTGCTAAAGCGGATGCTCAGCCCCGGGCTGGGCTGCGGTTGAAGGCAACGGATATTTTCCTAGATTCCTCTCCCCGCACGGAAACTGCAGAGAGTGCTTAG
- a CDS encoding o-succinylbenzoate synthase encodes MPCHLRVQPYGRRLRRPLTTAHGSWRVRRGIFVRLDMAGRLALATLLRFPGLGRRPGRWLGFLPGARQPDRGGRVIRQFPAHLPACQVGLASALAHVSRQWRQMKSLSPAMVAGLVPAGPVALEDWQPLWWQGHRCFKWKVGAYPVAAELAWLRVWLATLPPGARVRLDANGGLTEEAACAWLQACDRINATSCQIEFLEQPLPPEQLPALRRLSREYRTPIALDESVATVHQLVQVLQQGWQGIVVLKPAIAGSPQTLQQICQHWSLDCVISSALESPIGQRAVLARVPALGTTRALGWGVNHWFDDGWEHLSDEHIWQRVSQDSAAVFATRSHG; translated from the coding sequence ATGCCCTGCCATTTGAGGGTGCAGCCCTATGGGCGACGATTGCGTCGCCCCCTGACGACTGCCCATGGGTCCTGGCGAGTCCGTCGGGGCATTTTTGTGCGATTAGACATGGCTGGTCGGTTGGCTTTGGCGACATTGCTCCGATTCCCTGGTTTGGGACGGAGACCTGGGAGATGGCTGGGATTTTTGCCAGGGGCTAGGCAGCCAGATCGAGGTGGCAGGGTTATACGTCAGTTCCCTGCTCACTTACCGGCCTGTCAGGTGGGTCTGGCCTCAGCCCTGGCCCACGTCTCTCGGCAGTGGCGGCAGATGAAGTCCCTCAGTCCGGCCATGGTGGCAGGGCTCGTCCCGGCTGGGCCGGTGGCCTTAGAAGATTGGCAACCTCTCTGGTGGCAGGGCCATCGCTGCTTCAAGTGGAAAGTCGGGGCCTATCCTGTGGCAGCAGAGTTGGCCTGGCTGCGAGTTTGGCTGGCGACTCTGCCCCCTGGGGCGCGGGTGCGGTTGGATGCCAATGGTGGACTGACCGAGGAGGCTGCCTGCGCGTGGCTGCAAGCGTGCGATCGCATCAACGCCACCTCATGCCAAATCGAGTTCCTGGAGCAACCCCTGCCTCCCGAGCAATTGCCTGCCCTGCGCCGCCTCAGTCGGGAGTACCGTACTCCCATTGCCTTGGATGAATCGGTGGCCACGGTCCACCAGCTGGTGCAGGTGCTACAGCAGGGATGGCAGGGGATTGTGGTGCTCAAACCGGCCATTGCTGGCTCCCCCCAGACCTTGCAACAGATCTGCCAGCATTGGTCCCTCGACTGCGTCATTTCCTCAGCCCTGGAATCCCCCATTGGCCAGCGGGCGGTGCTGGCTAGGGTGCCAGCGTTAGGAACGACTCGAGCCCTGGGGTGGGGCGTCAATCATTGGTTTGACGACGGCTGGGAGCACCTGTCGGATGAGCACATCTGGCAACGGGTAAGCCAAGACTCAGCGGCGGTGTTTGCCACTCGCAGCCATGGCTGA
- the thiO gene encoding glycine oxidase ThiO, which produces MTERTSDVLVIGGGIIGLAIALELKQRGARVRVLSREVSQAASQAAAGMLAPHAEVMGSEAMYTLCRRSLSLYPDWVSKLEGLTGQAVGYWPCGILMTQYRRPDADAIASASTKPVRWLEAETLAQYQPGLSDKLTGAWWLPEDAQVDSRAVMQALRGAVQDQGIDILEGVEVEGLVRHQGAIQSVRSRSGDFQADHYVLATGAWAHQLLPLPVFPRKGQMLSLRVPHGHPQAQPLQHVIYGHNLYLVPRRDRRIIIGATSESVGFTPGNTPSGLNDLLSRAMELCPALADFPLDECWWGFRPATPDNQPILGASACSNLTLATGHYRNGILLAPITAQLVAQAILEQQPDPLLAAFSWQRFHQPSPSSTTAISPQPMQILDAHPQAASTGLRDTPLTIAGRPFNSRLMTGTGKYENFDVMGQSIAASGCEIVTVAVRRVQAQAPGHQGLAEAIDWSKIWMLPNTAGCRDVDEAVRVARLGREMAKLLGQEDNNFVKLEVIPDPQYLLPDPIGTLRAAEKLIKEGFAVLPYINADPLLAKRLEEAGCVTVMPLGSPIGSGQGIRTLANLEIIIETAGVPVVVDAGIGIPSEAAQAMEAGADALLINTAIAKAKNPIAMARAMAMATTAGRLAYLAGRIPIQSHASASSPLAGRITS; this is translated from the coding sequence ATGACGGAGAGGACATCAGATGTCCTGGTAATAGGCGGAGGGATCATTGGTCTCGCCATTGCCCTGGAACTGAAGCAGCGGGGGGCCCGGGTACGGGTGCTGAGTCGAGAAGTATCGCAAGCGGCTAGCCAGGCCGCTGCCGGAATGCTGGCCCCCCATGCCGAAGTCATGGGTAGCGAAGCAATGTATACCCTATGCCGTCGTAGCTTAAGCCTCTATCCCGACTGGGTCAGTAAATTAGAAGGACTGACGGGGCAGGCTGTGGGCTATTGGCCCTGTGGCATTCTCATGACCCAATATCGGCGACCCGATGCCGATGCGATCGCATCTGCATCGACCAAACCGGTGCGCTGGTTAGAGGCTGAAACGCTGGCCCAGTATCAGCCAGGCCTGAGCGACAAACTGACGGGAGCGTGGTGGCTACCAGAAGATGCCCAAGTCGACAGTCGGGCCGTGATGCAAGCCCTGCGAGGGGCCGTTCAGGATCAAGGCATCGACATTCTGGAAGGGGTCGAGGTCGAAGGGCTGGTTCGACACCAGGGGGCCATCCAGTCAGTCCGTAGCCGCAGCGGTGACTTCCAAGCCGACCACTATGTGCTGGCTACTGGCGCTTGGGCTCACCAACTGTTGCCGCTACCCGTCTTTCCCCGCAAGGGACAAATGCTTTCCCTGCGCGTTCCCCACGGGCATCCCCAGGCCCAGCCTTTGCAACATGTGATCTATGGCCACAACCTTTACTTAGTGCCCCGCCGGGACAGGCGCATCATCATCGGCGCCACCAGCGAATCGGTGGGCTTTACTCCAGGGAATACCCCGTCTGGGCTCAATGACTTACTCAGTCGAGCCATGGAGCTCTGTCCGGCCTTGGCTGATTTTCCCCTAGACGAGTGTTGGTGGGGATTTCGACCCGCTACTCCAGACAATCAGCCCATCCTCGGGGCCAGTGCTTGCAGCAATTTGACCCTAGCCACCGGTCACTACCGCAACGGTATCCTCCTGGCTCCGATTACTGCCCAACTTGTTGCCCAAGCCATCTTAGAGCAACAGCCTGATCCCCTCTTGGCCGCCTTCTCTTGGCAGCGATTTCACCAGCCCAGCCCCTCGTCCACTACAGCCATCTCACCTCAACCCATGCAAATCCTCGACGCCCATCCCCAAGCTGCCAGCACCGGTCTCCGCGACACTCCTCTGACCATTGCTGGTCGCCCCTTCAATTCCCGCCTGATGACCGGCACCGGCAAGTATGAGAACTTCGACGTCATGGGCCAGAGCATCGCCGCCAGTGGCTGTGAAATTGTCACTGTAGCCGTGCGCCGGGTACAGGCTCAGGCCCCAGGTCATCAGGGCCTAGCCGAAGCCATCGACTGGAGTAAAATCTGGATGTTGCCTAACACTGCAGGCTGCAGAGATGTCGACGAAGCCGTGCGGGTGGCCCGTCTAGGCCGCGAGATGGCCAAACTGCTGGGCCAAGAAGACAATAACTTCGTCAAACTAGAAGTGATTCCTGACCCGCAATACCTGCTGCCCGATCCCATCGGTACCCTGCGAGCGGCAGAGAAATTGATCAAAGAAGGGTTTGCCGTGCTGCCCTACATCAACGCCGATCCCCTGCTGGCCAAACGCCTCGAGGAAGCAGGCTGTGTCACGGTCATGCCCCTAGGCTCTCCCATTGGCTCTGGCCAGGGCATTCGTACCCTGGCCAATCTAGAAATCATCATCGAGACGGCGGGCGTCCCGGTGGTAGTCGATGCTGGCATTGGCATCCCCAGCGAGGCGGCCCAAGCCATGGAAGCCGGTGCGGATGCCTTGCTAATCAATACCGCCATTGCTAAGGCCAAAAACCCAATTGCCATGGCCCGGGCCATGGCCATGGCGACCACTGCCGGACGCTTGGCCTATTTAGCCGGTCGCATTCCAATTCAGTCCCACGCCAGTGCTAGTTCTCCCTTGGCTGGTCGCATTACTAGCTAA